A portion of the Rhodococcus pseudokoreensis genome contains these proteins:
- a CDS encoding pentapeptide repeat-containing protein translates to MHGNLRARGGFEYADLRGADLRDANLTEADLSGADLSGADLTGAQLGGTGLAEINSKSTG, encoded by the coding sequence GTGCACGGGAATCTACGCGCGCGGGGCGGATTCGAATATGCAGATCTTCGTGGCGCGGATCTGCGCGACGCGAATCTGACCGAAGCGGACCTTAGCGGTGCAGACCTGAGTGGCGCCGACTTGACCGGCGCCCAACTCGGTGGAACGGGCCTCGCCGAGATCAATTCGAAGAGCACAGGCTGA
- a CDS encoding zinc-binding dehydrogenase codes for MSTARAAVLVGPNNIETWEVNVPEPAPTGVLVRVVVGGVCGSDAHIVTGDAGVMPFPIVLGHEGVGRIEKLGVDITTDYAGVPVEAGDVVYWAPIALCHRCYSCTILDNTPCENSRFFEKADLPNWGSYADFAWLPPGMAFFRVPNHVEPEALAALGCALPTALRGFEQAGGLRYNQSVVIQGAGPVGLSAVLVASLSGAGEIIVIDGNEKRLETARGLGATATVSLTESSAEQRIEDIYALTGPSGPDVVVEAAGILDAFPEGIDLVGQHGRYIVLGLWGAMGTIPVSPRLLTTKNVQINGATFPKPKHYYSTVQLVARCQDTVPLSSLVTHRFSIDDAGAALDAIRTGTVIKAVIDPSL; via the coding sequence ATGTCCACCGCCCGAGCGGCTGTCCTCGTCGGCCCCAATAATATCGAGACCTGGGAGGTCAATGTTCCCGAGCCCGCACCGACAGGGGTGCTGGTCCGTGTTGTGGTCGGCGGAGTGTGCGGCAGCGACGCCCACATCGTTACCGGTGATGCCGGCGTGATGCCGTTCCCGATCGTCCTCGGCCATGAGGGCGTCGGCAGGATCGAGAAGCTCGGCGTCGACATCACCACGGATTACGCCGGAGTACCGGTTGAAGCGGGTGATGTGGTGTACTGGGCGCCGATCGCTCTGTGCCACAGATGTTATTCGTGCACAATTCTCGACAACACTCCGTGCGAGAATTCTCGGTTCTTCGAGAAGGCAGACCTACCCAACTGGGGCAGTTACGCAGACTTCGCCTGGCTGCCGCCCGGGATGGCCTTCTTTCGTGTACCCAATCATGTCGAACCGGAGGCCCTGGCCGCTTTAGGTTGCGCATTGCCGACAGCGCTGCGCGGGTTCGAGCAGGCAGGTGGGTTGCGGTACAACCAATCCGTGGTCATTCAGGGCGCAGGCCCGGTGGGGCTGTCGGCGGTGTTGGTCGCATCATTGTCCGGGGCCGGCGAGATCATCGTGATCGACGGAAACGAGAAGCGCCTGGAGACTGCACGAGGCCTCGGCGCGACAGCGACAGTTTCTCTCACGGAGTCGTCCGCCGAGCAACGCATCGAAGACATCTATGCCCTGACCGGGCCGTCCGGGCCGGATGTAGTCGTCGAGGCGGCGGGAATCCTCGATGCCTTCCCCGAAGGTATCGACCTCGTCGGGCAGCACGGCCGCTACATCGTCCTCGGGCTGTGGGGTGCGATGGGAACGATCCCCGTGTCGCCTCGACTGCTCACCACAAAGAATGTCCAGATCAATGGGGCAACATTCCCGAAACCCAAGCACTATTACAGCACCGTGCAGCTGGTCGCACGGTGTCAGGACACCGTGCCGTTGTCGAGCCTGGTCACCCACCGATTCTCCATCGACGACGCAGGCGCGGCGTTGGACGCGATCCGCACCGGAACGGTCATCAAGGCAGTCATCGACCCATCCCTCTGA
- a CDS encoding class I SAM-dependent methyltransferase gives MVDWDGEGYADVGALQRAVAEQSIADLDLAGTERVLDVGCGDGFVTLRIAERLPGGAVVGVDASPRMIAKAESRAVPDGARAEFRSADARDLPFDGEFDVAVSFNALHWVPDLQVALAAIARSVVGGGRVIVQMVCAGRRTSVEDVMMTISARPRWAEFFTDFTAPYIHVEPATFRGLAKTAGLDTTDLVVRDVEWDFGSREEFVRWCTVGSTDWTSHLDDAAVPAFMDDVAREYEQISRRPGLFLFTQMRAELVRAS, from the coding sequence GTGGTCGACTGGGACGGTGAAGGCTACGCCGACGTCGGCGCATTGCAGCGTGCCGTCGCGGAGCAGTCGATCGCCGATCTCGACCTCGCCGGCACTGAACGGGTGCTGGACGTGGGGTGCGGCGATGGGTTCGTCACGCTCCGGATCGCCGAGCGACTCCCCGGCGGTGCGGTGGTCGGAGTGGACGCCTCCCCGCGGATGATCGCGAAGGCAGAATCGAGGGCGGTGCCGGACGGGGCCCGCGCCGAGTTCCGCAGCGCGGACGCTCGCGACCTTCCGTTCGACGGCGAGTTCGACGTCGCGGTGTCGTTCAACGCGCTGCACTGGGTTCCCGACCTGCAGGTGGCGTTGGCCGCGATCGCCCGCAGCGTGGTGGGCGGTGGCCGGGTGATCGTCCAGATGGTGTGCGCCGGTCGACGGACCAGCGTCGAAGACGTGATGATGACCATCTCGGCGCGCCCACGCTGGGCGGAGTTCTTCACCGACTTCACGGCGCCGTACATCCACGTCGAGCCCGCGACATTCCGCGGACTCGCGAAGACAGCAGGACTCGACACCACCGACCTCGTCGTGCGGGACGTCGAATGGGACTTCGGTTCCCGGGAAGAATTCGTGCGGTGGTGCACCGTCGGATCCACCGACTGGACCTCACACCTCGACGACGCCGCCGTCCCCGCGTTCATGGACGACGTCGCACGCGAGTACGAGCAGATCTCCCGACGCCCAGGGTTGTTTCTGTTCACCCAGATGCGTGCCGAACTCGTCCGGGCGTCCTGA
- a CDS encoding 3,4-dihydroxy-2-butanone-4-phosphate synthase yields MDSPTTRVRRATSELYAGRPVVLTGANPTDDAHLLIAAEKSTVESVSFLVRYGSGLVCAALTGSGCDRLELAPMVGADKTDADTEYTVSIDAVAPGTGISAADRAHTLRLLADSSRAANAFTRPGHVLPARTASGGVLARRGPAEAAVDLAAAAGLHRAGAFTALVSEDDPTLIADTAEAERFADAHDVAIVSIEELVEYRRTTELHLQTQFAVIRNSEYGHVHCVGYRSDVSDVEYVAYSIDSSPPTANPLVCFEREVDPAPHLSTGVATAALDAVAENGYGTVIVARRNDGRASTADICADLAEIVRDCGYRSPFLHNFPTPQPPCRRAESAKHIFRRHGLHQRCHRG; encoded by the coding sequence ATGGACTCTCCGACCACCCGTGTTCGGCGGGCAACGTCCGAGCTATACGCGGGACGGCCAGTGGTCCTCACGGGCGCGAACCCCACCGACGACGCACACCTTCTGATTGCGGCCGAGAAGTCGACCGTGGAATCCGTCTCGTTCCTGGTGCGATACGGTTCAGGCCTCGTATGCGCAGCGCTGACCGGCAGCGGGTGTGACCGCCTCGAACTCGCCCCCATGGTCGGCGCCGACAAGACGGACGCAGATACCGAATACACGGTGAGCATCGACGCCGTCGCACCCGGTACCGGCATTTCTGCAGCCGACAGGGCACACACCCTGCGGTTACTGGCCGACAGCTCCAGAGCTGCCAACGCATTCACCAGACCAGGACATGTCCTTCCTGCCCGAACAGCCTCCGGGGGTGTGCTCGCCCGCCGAGGCCCGGCAGAAGCGGCTGTTGACCTGGCAGCTGCGGCAGGACTTCATCGAGCCGGCGCATTCACCGCACTCGTCTCCGAGGACGATCCCACCTTGATCGCCGACACTGCCGAAGCCGAGCGTTTCGCCGACGCGCACGATGTCGCAATTGTCTCGATCGAGGAGCTCGTCGAATACCGGCGCACGACGGAACTACACTTGCAAACTCAGTTCGCGGTCATACGGAATTCTGAGTACGGACACGTTCACTGTGTCGGCTATCGCAGCGATGTTTCCGATGTCGAGTATGTGGCGTACTCAATAGATTCCTCGCCTCCTACCGCCAATCCCCTGGTGTGTTTCGAGCGAGAGGTTGATCCTGCACCACACTTGTCGACAGGAGTCGCCACAGCAGCACTGGATGCAGTCGCCGAAAATGGCTACGGCACAGTGATTGTAGCGAGACGCAACGACGGACGTGCGAGCACAGCAGACATCTGCGCCGATCTGGCCGAGATCGTGCGCGACTGTGGCTACCGCTCCCCCTTCCTGCACAACTTTCCCACACCACAGCCACCCTGTCGTCGGGCCGAGTCGGCGAAACACATTTTCAGACGGCATGGCCTCCACCAGCGTTGTCACCGAGGCTGA
- a CDS encoding LLM class flavin-dependent oxidoreductase — MECGIFHTPYMRPGRKDKETFDYSLLLAAAADKFGYRDFMVGEHGMQAWENIPNPELLIVAAAQITKRMRFAPMAHIVPLHNPSTLAVQVGYTSQLLEDRYFLGVGAGSWENEAVLRGQPGDLSEAHPRLMEGLEVMDKVWRQEPFDFEGKYYKASRLDAQIDPGSVASHGSFKTREGEEYHLTADHSPHGGADGLEIAVTGLSKNSPSHRLAGERGWTPISFYGGSELLRSQWKTYSDACQSVGATAQGSKFKIARDVFVARTDEEAKEKAKNGAIGYAWKKYLMPVYQKYRILQGFIDDADHKVDIDDVDLDYLADHVWLCGSPETVIAKIEKTFDLAGFRYGQIAVNTHDALDDPAPWVESLRLFATEVVPHIPVEGAHETVAVS, encoded by the coding sequence ATGGAATGCGGAATCTTTCACACCCCCTACATGCGCCCGGGACGCAAGGACAAAGAAACCTTCGATTACTCACTGTTGCTTGCGGCTGCAGCCGACAAGTTCGGCTACCGCGACTTCATGGTCGGGGAGCACGGCATGCAGGCGTGGGAGAACATTCCCAATCCTGAGCTTCTGATCGTCGCTGCTGCGCAGATCACCAAGCGGATGCGTTTCGCCCCTATGGCGCACATCGTGCCGCTACACAACCCGTCAACCCTCGCCGTACAGGTCGGCTACACCTCGCAGCTGCTCGAAGACCGCTACTTCCTCGGCGTCGGTGCCGGCTCGTGGGAGAATGAGGCCGTCCTTCGGGGCCAGCCAGGCGACCTGTCCGAAGCCCATCCGCGACTGATGGAAGGGCTCGAGGTGATGGACAAGGTCTGGCGTCAGGAGCCGTTCGACTTCGAAGGCAAGTACTACAAGGCATCGCGGCTCGACGCCCAGATCGACCCGGGTAGCGTCGCATCGCACGGCTCGTTCAAAACCAGGGAAGGCGAGGAGTACCACCTGACCGCCGACCATTCCCCTCATGGTGGCGCAGACGGCCTCGAGATCGCAGTGACCGGTCTGAGTAAGAACTCACCGTCACATCGACTCGCCGGCGAACGCGGCTGGACCCCAATTTCCTTCTATGGCGGGTCGGAGCTGCTCAGGTCTCAGTGGAAGACGTACTCGGATGCGTGCCAATCCGTCGGTGCCACGGCGCAGGGATCCAAATTCAAGATCGCACGCGACGTGTTCGTCGCCAGAACAGACGAAGAGGCGAAAGAAAAGGCAAAGAACGGAGCGATCGGGTATGCCTGGAAGAAGTATTTGATGCCGGTGTACCAGAAGTACCGGATTCTGCAGGGATTCATCGACGACGCCGATCACAAGGTCGATATCGATGATGTCGACTTGGACTACCTCGCAGACCACGTCTGGCTCTGCGGAAGCCCCGAAACGGTTATCGCCAAGATCGAGAAGACTTTCGACCTGGCAGGTTTCAGATACGGCCAGATTGCCGTCAACACCCACGACGCCCTGGACGACCCCGCACCCTGGGTGGAGTCCCTCCGCCTTTTCGCGACGGAAGTTGTTCCGCACATCCCCGTCGAGGGAGCTCACGAAACCGTGGCCGTCAGCTGA
- a CDS encoding DUF2889 domain-containing protein: protein MSKRDGIVVSVVVPHSSPEVHRLVGTGLRRGFRKAVAESAVAQPGSITAQLLDDLPVALIVSGYSTTVTDAQVREQPNLDRIGVCMGWRRGGTVDLELARSGTIPIPHGPVVPALEDQDAAASHQVPSLDHHAVRRVRRTDVIRDIRGWRVDASFRDSHTDGTGTETVIHEYDLRAIVDSATDEIIEAIATPRVLPYLECPAAAAAVQNIIGIPASDARRTIPSLISGTASCTHLNDLLRTLADVPALGRHLS from the coding sequence ATGTCGAAGCGTGACGGGATCGTCGTATCCGTAGTGGTGCCGCACTCGTCGCCGGAGGTCCATCGACTCGTGGGAACAGGTCTGCGTCGAGGATTCCGGAAAGCAGTTGCCGAATCCGCTGTAGCACAACCCGGCTCGATCACCGCTCAGCTGCTCGACGACCTTCCGGTCGCCCTGATCGTGTCCGGCTATTCCACTACAGTCACGGACGCCCAGGTTCGCGAGCAACCCAACCTCGACCGCATCGGCGTATGCATGGGATGGCGCCGAGGCGGGACCGTCGATCTCGAGCTTGCTCGGTCTGGGACGATCCCGATTCCACACGGACCTGTCGTACCTGCGCTCGAGGACCAGGACGCAGCAGCATCGCATCAGGTTCCGTCGTTGGACCACCACGCAGTTCGCCGGGTACGACGAACCGATGTCATCAGAGACATCCGAGGATGGAGGGTCGACGCGTCGTTCCGCGACAGCCACACCGACGGAACCGGGACAGAGACTGTGATTCACGAATACGACTTACGGGCGATAGTCGATTCCGCCACAGACGAAATAATCGAAGCGATCGCCACGCCGAGGGTCTTGCCTTATCTCGAGTGTCCTGCGGCGGCCGCGGCCGTGCAGAACATTATCGGTATACCAGCATCCGATGCCCGGCGGACGATACCGTCGTTGATTTCGGGGACGGCGTCGTGCACTCATCTCAACGACTTGCTGCGGACCCTCGCCGACGTGCCCGCTCTGGGTAGACACTTGTCGTGA
- a CDS encoding TetR family transcriptional regulator: protein MTNRGNARGRPRRSSRLEIEQRAIELFLRDGYSSTSIEAIAVACGISKTTYFRYYGSKSELVWWVFDEYIRATEDALNSADLQLPVMAAIRQAVMEATGGVADDEGTWMRRFELLDTTPELKDGEAAHWQAWGEAISRYVAARTGLRAIDVVPSAVGGALQAAYLAGFRESSATGESSTQTLARLDATFALISQPLQACIDLEQARPAQVG from the coding sequence ATGACGAACCGCGGCAATGCACGAGGGCGTCCTCGTCGAAGTTCACGACTCGAGATTGAGCAGCGTGCAATCGAGTTGTTCCTGCGGGACGGCTATTCGAGTACCAGCATCGAGGCGATCGCAGTCGCCTGCGGCATCAGCAAGACGACCTATTTTCGCTATTACGGGTCCAAGTCCGAACTGGTCTGGTGGGTCTTCGACGAGTACATCCGCGCCACGGAGGATGCCCTGAACTCGGCGGACCTCCAACTTCCGGTAATGGCAGCGATCCGTCAGGCCGTGATGGAAGCCACCGGCGGGGTAGCTGATGACGAGGGCACCTGGATGAGGCGGTTCGAGCTACTCGACACCACTCCGGAGTTGAAAGACGGCGAAGCTGCCCACTGGCAAGCATGGGGGGAGGCAATCAGTCGCTATGTAGCCGCGAGAACAGGCTTGCGTGCAATCGACGTCGTGCCCTCTGCTGTCGGCGGCGCTTTGCAAGCGGCGTATCTCGCCGGCTTCCGGGAGAGTTCGGCAACTGGCGAGTCGTCCACACAAACACTGGCGCGGCTCGATGCGACGTTTGCACTGATCAGCCAGCCTCTGCAGGCCTGCATTGATCTCGAGCAAGCCCGCCCGGCACAAGTGGGGTAG
- a CDS encoding flavin reductase family protein: MNSKASSVLDDDRVIDPRQFRDILGHFPTGVVAVTAADIEGRPVGMAVGSFTSVSLDPPLVGFLPGKSSSTFPKIRAAKRFCANVLRADQQHVCRNLSRKSDDKFTDVDWTPTPSGMPRILGSLAWIDCEITDVHDAGDHHIVVGRVHHLELDTPESPLIFFQGRYGGFATAEPHD, encoded by the coding sequence ATGAACTCGAAGGCTTCGTCGGTCTTGGACGACGACCGCGTGATCGATCCTCGACAGTTCCGCGACATCCTCGGTCACTTCCCTACAGGAGTGGTTGCGGTGACAGCAGCAGACATCGAGGGGCGCCCCGTCGGTATGGCAGTGGGATCGTTCACCTCGGTTTCGCTGGATCCGCCTCTGGTGGGCTTTCTTCCGGGCAAGTCGTCGTCCACATTTCCGAAAATTCGTGCCGCCAAGCGGTTCTGTGCGAACGTACTGAGAGCGGACCAACAGCATGTGTGCCGCAACCTGTCCCGCAAGAGCGACGACAAGTTCACCGACGTCGACTGGACTCCGACACCATCGGGAATGCCCCGAATTCTGGGCTCCCTGGCGTGGATCGACTGCGAGATAACCGACGTGCACGACGCGGGGGATCACCACATCGTCGTCGGCCGCGTGCACCACCTCGAACTCGACACTCCCGAGTCACCACTCATCTTCTTCCAGGGCCGATACGGCGGCTTCGCCACTGCTGAACCGCACGATTGA